Part of the Zingiber officinale cultivar Zhangliang chromosome 8A, Zo_v1.1, whole genome shotgun sequence genome, tcactttgtttcagaatcagcaagtttagttcccttttatgctagcatgttatttagattagcttactgttccttgctattagaagagcatgagtagctttacatgtttcgcacttcagtatgtttgtttattcactagtagatgagcatgagtagatttccttttgagcattcagttttagatttctgtatacatgcatattcatgtttttgtgagttagataacgcttactaagcaaattttgcttatagttgcatttcctcttactgcagataaaggaaaggaaaagttatagcaaaggaaggcgacaaggaggtgcggatggatgtgtgatgcctggactatagaagccttgggacctagcataaggatttattaagattgtcatttattaagaatgtattagatgagtcatttagttttccgctgctagttaattgcatttttagagagtttatgtattgatctcatgtgaacaactctaattaagtaaagttagtagtccagtagcgctccaccctcatagactagtagcgaggagggtggggtgttacactcgTGATTTAATCCGAGCCAAAAGTTAGTCTCTTAAAGTTTAAGTCAGCAATATGTTGTTGCTTGGCTTTTTAAGATCAACAATACGTTGTTGCTAATTTCATAAGATCAACAACACGAAGACAAGCAACAACGTTGTTGCTGACTTAAATTTTAAGAGACCATAATTTTTTACTGGGATAGAGTTACGGGACGCACAATACATCAAATCGAAGCACATTCAAAGACCttttatttgatatattatgcatctCATGGTTCAATCTGATTTAAAATTGATAGTTTCTCAAAATTTAAGTTAGCAATGTGTTATTACTCACTAGAATTGAAGTTGGAAGCTCACTATAAATGGTATGACAATGATACTCACTATTTGACAAGACTCGCCTATGTtcgtcaaaattaaaatttttatttttagaatgtcTTAAGTCAATCAGTCACTTTTTGGAGCTGATGGACTTAGAGATATCCAAATGACTCCAAACaaacttaataaaaaataattgtcaTACTATAAAAAACATCAATTTACAATTGTCATACCAAAAAattacaacaataatagtaacaaCAATTTTATTGAGTTTTACAATAACAATACACATTACAATAACACACAAGAAGAGTATAATAATTTAGACAAAACTACAATTAGCAGTATACATCAATAACAATTATGTagactataataataataataaaatattatgaatattTCCTTTCAAGATCCATAACAAACCAGCATGCATGAGATTATATTGGCTAGGAAGAGCAAAGTTCTCTATATATATCATTCAATGAAAAATCAAGTTCTCTAATTTTTTTCAAGTATCCTAGATGATTCTCTGTAGTATGATACCTCAAGTGCTCCTCTTGGTATGCCTTTGCAGATTTAGTAGCCAAAGATTAATCTAAAAATATAGAAAGGCGATAAAAACATAAAGAAGTTAGAAATAGGTTGCTagaaaaaatcataattaatataaataaaactcaaaaaataaaaaatagaatgcTAATTCACATATAGAAAATTGATTATTTTCCTTGTTATGAATATTATAATagataaactttttaaaaaaatatataaatttaatataacacAAGTAGAATTTATTATTTACATGTTAAATTACTGATACTTCATTACTCATGAAGAACTAGTGACATGAGTTCATAGTGTAAATTTAGTATACATATGATTAAGTAAGCTTGATCAAATATATACATagtcttatttttttttcctataaAATAATCTAATTTCCCATGCATCCTCCATCTCCGTCTCAACGAGCTTCCTTCATTGTCGTCCACCTTGGCATTTCATTAAACAACTATCAGTGAAAAAAATCAAACCACTTTAAAACACACAAAGTTCACATCTTTAATTCGAAATCAAAGACTTACTTCATCTCCAGGGACACACCAACACTCTTGCGACCGGAATCATCCTCAGTGAATAATCGACGAAGTCAGTCTCATCCTCCAAAAGCACTCATTTAGGGGTgttaaaaatgaacccgacccaacgacccaacccgagtcgacctgaaaaaaaaaatcaggtttgggttgggcattttcgggttcggcgCATTTTcgagttcgggttggagggtttttGGGTCGGGTTCAGATTGACCCGGGTTTATCCAAATATagggtttatttaattttttttttaggggggggggggtttaaatcgaattttattttaaaaattaagatatttttatgtatattaatatcaatgttagtgtgataatgatggagtattgggataaaagtaaaaaattataggaaaaatagctaaaaaaaaatcattttgaattgGGTTTTCGGGTTATCTGAGTCACGTTTGGGTTCGgattggtcgggttcgggttcggattTAGGGGTTTCGAGTTGAATTCGAGTTCAGATTGGGTTAAAAAAAATCAACCCGACctaacccgacccgacccacccgaattgacacccttatGCTCATTTTCCTCCTCTTGTGACCGACTTCTCCATCTCATCAGTCTTTACCTCTAGCAATAACAAAAAACTCAAAAAAGATATCATATatggaaaaaaattttaaaaaaaatccaatgcAACAACATGAGGATCATGAAAAGAGAGTGAATGGAGTTGGGATGAAATGATGAGGAAAGATTACCCTCGGTGCCCCTTTTAAAATCGACAGAGTTGGCCACCATGAATCGGTCCAAAGCTCAGCCTTGATCTCAAACTGTCGCCAACTTATCATGTCTCTTTGTATTGTTGGGAGGAGGTGAAGGGACGATAACGGACAATTATCATCAATACTCCGACGATGAAGGGATATGTGATTTGATCAATTCTAAAATGGGTATGTTTTTTTGGATAATATGCAAAACCAGATACATGATTTGTTAAATAGTCGAATTTCATTTAtcagatctaaataaaaggattaaactttaataagttttttaataaatatgaagTTGTCATCTTAGTGATCTCTCTAGGATGATCCTCACTCTTTGGAATGAGGTAAATCACAGAGGATATTTTCCCTAATACAACGACCCTTTGTATGGAGGAGGTTAGGCACCTAGCAAAGCATTTTGCACTCGCTGGAAATTAACCTCAAGACCTATCAACCCATACAGATATCAATTGTGCCAACCATTAGGGGCCACATTGGCAAACTAGGATTTTCAATTAGGAGAGAcaaattcaataaattaaaaaaattaatacaatacaaAATCGAATTATCCAACTCTAAAAACTAGAAAAtactataaaaaataaattgaaatttttaaaaattctacccGCTGATTTTTCACAAtctaaaaacctaaatttcaaatttcagagcagaaaataattttaaattcaaaaattagacTATAGTCTTTGGTTTTAGTTGAAACAATGATTCGTCAATCCTTGAAGTTTATTTATGACTTAAAGTCAAAGGATTATTTGTAATCTCACTTTTCTATAACATTTAGACATATGAGATCTCCATTCTGATCTAAATAATCATCCTTACTAGCaatctaataaaataaaatttatactttacaaCTCTCCTTCAATTAATAAaataagaaagaagaaaagaacaaCTTACTCCTTTTGTATTGTTGTGGTTGGATAAAAGGGAAAAAGAGCTACTTGTATAGGGTTACTTAttggaaaaaataaaaggaagaccTTTGCTTTTGagaaaaacaaagaagagaagatgaagaggaagcAGTAAAAGAGGAGAACTTTATCTTCTTTGTTAGCAACTTCGACTAGCTTCGATGAGTTCTACAATGACACAAAAAGAACAAGGCAAGACAAAACATGTTTATTCTTGCGGAGTCAACAAAATCCTAGAAAACATGAGAAAGAACGAAGATGAGAGGACTTCTCTTGTTGTTAGAAGACGACAGCAGTTGATGCTGTGTTTTTTGCTTGCTGTGGAAGAGAAAAAAGAACTCTTGTACTTGAGAAGAGGAAAAAATTATAGGTTTACTGTTGTTGAcgaaaaagagaagaaagaaatgaggaaaagaggaagaaaaataaaattgagagatgggtaaaggcataACAGGGACGTGACATGGCAAGGGCTATGCATGAGTAAGgggaaaaggagaaaaaaaatttaaaaaaaaaacaaagaaaagagaaggtttcTTAAAAAcactttaacttattttaaatcGATTTGAACTCGTTTAAACATTAAACTTAGTTCAAtcataatttaatcaaattaacttcAAATCAATCTCAGTGAACCAACGTAATTTTTATCTCTACATCTATCTATTATATTTAGTTCGAATTTGATCCGATTTTAATTGAATGTCAATCATTTCATATTCTACAATTGAATTTAtgcatttattattatatattttttaaaaaaaattatatttatccttTCAAATCATGATATTTTATCATAAAAGTGGTAATAATAGATAGCTTGAGCTCAAAACTTTTTAAATATGATCAATTTTACTTTTTCAACGACAAGTGGTGAATTGGCCATCAAAGTGGCGATGaggatgtgctattaattttttaaaaaaaatctaagtgcgGTCTCCATGTGGCTACTCCACAGAGTCCATATAAAGAATTATAGATTTATAGTCAGTGAGTAAAATCACATTAAAAAAGCTTGTTTGTGTGTCTTTGATTTTCTTATTTCTTATATTTCTCTGCATAATAAGTTTTGTAGAAACAAAATCAAACTATTCATCCTCACCCCGTTATCCACCTCAAGAGTCTAGAGAGTAGAGAGGATTCATTCAAATTAATATTACTATTCAATTAATAATtcattaattctaaattttaaatgtaCAAACTTGATTGAGCAACAATTGAGAACAAACTAATATTTTGGATCTTTTCAGTTCTTTTATGGCCTTCATGCAGACTATCTATTCTCCCAATTCCCAGACTACAAAACCCCGCATAATTTCATGCTAGAAATTAAATCCTTGACCTTCAATTCTTCCACCACATTAATCTGCACAGCTGAGCTATCTCTTTCTCACCCCATTCCGTTCCATGCCATGTGATCGACGTATGATTGAATAACAGTGAAGTGGACGCGAAGTAACCAAGTTCATCCTTCCCTAACCAAATCTTCCACGACACCATTCCTCTCCCTCGCCATCCTCCTGCTCTGCTCATATAAATCAAACCTCCATTGCAGCCAACTCCACACGTCAATTGCGCCTCCTTAATTTGCAGCGCCATGGGCAGCAACAGTCAGGCCGGTGCCGCCGCCAGAGCGGAGGTCGATACCAGCGCCCCATTTAGGTCGGTGAAGGAAGCCATCCTGCTCTTCGGCGAAAAGGTTTTGGCCGGCGAGATCTACGCAAGCCGCCTTAATCAGGTACTTCGCGATTAATTTCTTTTGCACGCGACGTGCATCTGCAGTTGCAAATCAGTAACGCGACCATCCCCCAACAGTTTCGCGCCACGGCGAACAGAGGCGAGCACGAAGGCGCGCGTCTGAGCTGCGTAGTGACGGAATTAGAAGAGACCAGGCGTAAGTTAGCGAAGGCCAATGAAGAGCGTTCCACGTTGAAGTGTTGCCTCGCCTCGATTCAAGTGGAGCTGGAGATCACGAGGTTAGAGCTCGCGCAGCTCAAGGCGGAAGATGGGCACGAGAAGAGGATCAAGGACATTGGGGAAGTCGAGGTCGAGGCGGAGAGCACCAACAGCCGCGCGGTGGAGTTTCAGAAGAGGAGGCGGGTCGCGTTCGCGTATCCTCCGGCGGTTCGGGAGGAGCAAGCGCTGTTGCAGAGGCAAAGCTCGGTGAtgcaggaggaggagaagaagagcaagaagtggCAGCAGCTGTTTCCTCTCATTGCTGGACTCTTTGCGAAGAAGAAGGAACAACAATGTGACTAGAGAGAGGGATTGTGTCCATTCTCTGCCGCTGCTGCTATTGCTGCTTCTGCTTCAAATATTGATTTATAAATCGGATGTGGATAAGGCAATAGTGTTCTCTGTTATCTGAACAACAAATTGGATTGATCAATCCATTCGTTTGAGTTGAGACTGATAAGTGCATTTCAATCGCAGTTGATCTTTTAAAAGTGAATCTGTATGACTATATCTATGCTTTTAGAAGTGAATCAGTTAAAGGATGACAATGAACAAGCACTCAAAATGATACCTTATATCAGCACTGACTCCAAACAGCCTAAATTTTGATTCCTTAAAAAGCATTCCTTTCTCACCACACGGATTACACATCCTTTTTGGGATTGACTGCAACCGAAGTTCCACCCCCCATATCTCCAGAGAATCTTACCATGAATGCTCGGGCATCCTCAGACCTACGAACAATCATTcctcataaaaaaaaatcaacaaaacaCAACTCCATTCTCCACGCAGCAGTCTAAAAAAGATGTTACGAAAGT contains:
- the LOC122007885 gene encoding WEB family protein At1g75720-like; amino-acid sequence: MGSNSQAGAAARAEVDTSAPFRSVKEAILLFGEKVLAGEIYASRLNQFRATANRGEHEGARLSCVVTELEETRRKLAKANEERSTLKCCLASIQVELEITRLELAQLKAEDGHEKRIKDIGEVEVEAESTNSRAVEFQKRRRVAFAYPPAVREEQALLQRQSSVMQEEEKKSKKWQQLFPLIAGLFAKKKEQQCD